From the genome of Mya arenaria isolate MELC-2E11 chromosome 5, ASM2691426v1:
GGTCCTGTATCTTTTAAATTTACTTCGACCTTCAATTATTTCTTAAGCCTACTGGGCGTTTCTTATCACAGTTGATCTAACACTTGTTGTATAAGCATTGCCCATACAATGGAAATGCTCTTACAggtatcaaaacaaataaaacattactttcAAAGGCCTCTTATTCACAACTGAATACCCATATTCAAGTTCAATGTATAGGATTATTGACGGTACGCTTAGACTACGGTCCAATTATTGCTTTAATTTCAACCTTCCCTGGAGAAGGCTTGGCCAAAACTGGCACTGGCCATGAGAAAATGTTCTCCTTATATAGGCAGCTAAATTTAGAACCAATCGGTCCAATGCCGATCCGAGAAGCTCAAATTGTAGACCAAATATTTGGACAATGGTGACCTATGTAACCGGCTTCTGTGGTCTGTCGGCGGGTATGGTGAATGAAGGGTGTAACAAGGATCAGCCATCTGGATGGAAGCGTGAACTTTAGGTGAGAATTGGCCACAATCCTACCGTCTATATCACGCTTGGTATAGATATTAAGATATAGTAAATTCAACCAGCCAAGATACTTCAACGAATTGTCTCTAGCCCAGTTTGCTGACAGCGTCCGATTCGGTGTCGTTTTCTCCCTTCATGTTTTCTCCTTTCTGTAATGATAGTTATGGTAATGTAATGGTAATATAATGGTAGTGTGTAATGGTAATGCAATTTTAATGTAATGGTAATGTAATGGTAGTGTGTAATGGTAATGTAATGGTAATGCAATTGTAATGTAATGGTAATATGATGGTAATATATTGGTAGTGTGTAATGGTAATGCAATTGTAATGTAATGGTAATATGATGGTAATGTAATGGTAGtcagttaaaagaaaacaaacgcgaatcttgttttgtttctttgcTGTTATGATATAACGTGATATGTTGTTAGCTCTACAGTCCTCTGAGTTGATACGTGTGTTCGTTGTGCGTATAACTGTCCCACTTTTACTAGGGCAATACTAGAttaaaaagatgaaaatgaaacaaaactgaTCTTTTTATTAAACTACTTAAAAGTGTTTAAACTTTACACATTAGTGTTATTTCTTTCTTAAGAATCATTGAATAACACTTCCGAGCTGTTGGTTGTAGgttgataatgaaataattaagttcaTAACTTCATGTAACGTTCTCTTCTACCGACAGTTCAAGTTCTTTCAATTGAATGCCGAGCATCATTTGTTTTTCGTGTGGGAATATATAATCATATCGTGATTCATTACGCCATTCcttgaaaattgtattttagaaaataatgattACGCTTTCAACTCACTCTTCGAGTATGCACATGTATGTACACAATTATCAAGATACCTATCAGCTTTGCTATTATGTGGATACTTACTTCAATTCTATCAATCGCTAAAATGACAATTCAGCCGCTTTACTACTCTTTACTATTACCTACCACAAGTATGTAATTATAATAGCAAACTTTAGGCCGATTAGCAAATATTAGCATTCCTACCTCGGTGAGCGGAATAAATGCTTGTCAAGGATTCGGCACACCAATGAAAGCAATCCAATTGCCCGAGTTCTTCACTCAAAAGAATGTTCCTTTCCCATTGAATACCATACGCAAGCCAAAGTGATTATTACGCATGGTTTTATTATGTCACAACAACGCCATGTTAAATAGCGGCAAGTGATAAAACGCAAATAATTCAAAAGTCAAATATATCTCTCTTTGCATGTCTTCATTTTGCGTGTTGTAACTACAGTTTAAGTTCATTCGATGGTATCAAAGCTGATTATATGGTGCAGCCTTTATTGGAGAATGGaagcatttatttatacttatctTTTAATCaaagaacatattataaaaacgACAAGAAACGTTTCTTATCGCAAATACAtcgttatatttttatataaattacccAATGGCTCCGCCTGTTCGCCAGgcatttttcattgattttttccatttgatcattatcatttttcatattttatggTTTTGTTGATTGGCTTTTTTTGTAGCGAAATGTCCAGTTTTGACACTAgagattattaaaaaaatatataatctgtATGAATAATATAGAGGATAATTCTTGTTtcagtttaaagatgcactcttactccaaaaaatggaattaccacaattaattcaattgttttaatataccaaaaaggatgaataaatgtcaaaacaaaggTTGTTATGAGgcataccgagtttaatttgaaaggaaggtgcagaaaacacgatatttctaccatatgaaaCGATAATAGAACagagtaaatctttaagcattcaccaatcatttaatatttttgcgttttcagctagtAAATACACGATCATAATCTTGTTTTAagtaactaatattttccaaaaatgcattgtttagtaagtagtttaaggtttatcactcaaaattgaggtttgttatatatgtgtttgtattgattttgaataagaatgtcacattaAGATAGCAATATACTTTACCGAGCACCAAAAGGTTATAGTACACGAGTGGCGTAGCAACAAGTGATAGTTCACTTTGGGTGTTCAGAGTTGCAATATATGTTGCGATCTAATGCACTGAAACCaacagtattgttttaatatttgccttaaactgatataaaatgacaatttatcGTTGTTTTCTTTAGAAAAGCGCACCAAAGACAAAGTGCAGGAGAATGTaacgtcatttcagaaatgacgtagttgaaattgtgtcccagtcATGTGCGCAccgacgtttgatttggaattaaAAGCGgtctaaaaaaattaaaacagtacAAATTCgcaatgatatttcactgtttgaaacagtgaaataaaaaaatggtcactgatatatatatatatatatatatatatatatatatatatatatatatatatatatatataaatcaccGGAAACACTAGCGAATTCAGGTAAAATCATCctagtttacattttatttcaatataggagaagaaaagagcaccatttcggactagaaattgttaaatatttccCAATTTTTTCAACACTTTATACCAAAAAAAAAGGAGGGAGGAGCGCAAGTCAATAGGATACGCCCttaagtaacgccccctctaAAGTCGAATCCAGGAACCGCCCCtgggaaagcatataataaatgttattttttctctGATACTAAgtcatattaattatattttagctAAGGGAAATAAACCTAACAAACAccagttttttgaaaatcatggGTAACTTATCCTGAATGATATCTTATTACAGCCAATCAAATACGTCGATAGTATCACGTGTTTGGAAATTACACTCTGAAACTCCTACTTTCCGTTTCTATTTGGTATTTCCATATTAAATGTTAACTTTCGAGTTAAAACTTACTCtacagaaaattaaaaatgatatgctgcattatttgtgaaaagatttCTGCGTTATAAAGCGTGGTGAAGCGATTTGGGTAAGATATCTATTTTctgaaatcaataataattgagAAATGATTTACtgtctttttcaaaatgtataacattAATACTTAAGAAATAAAGCTGTGGTTGAAAAAAGTACATTAAAgtattgataataatttaaataatacaacaatggGTTTGTTTGTATGTAGGCATGTGTAATAGTTTTACTTCCtggtttaaaataattatgagcctattcaacattttaatgaaagtgtTGTATTTTATCTTGGTTTATTCAGTCGAAACCGAAAGTTGAACCGCCGGTGTAATGGAAAATAAATGACTACTTCATTAATGATTACTTCattgaataatttgaataaatcattatatttccTTTAATATTAAACTTACAGCACGTTTAACATGATGAGATGGAGGGGGACGGTAGATTTGCACCATTTTCTCGCTTAGGCGGCGTAGGGAGCGGGGATAGGTTTGGGGGCGTCGGGGGTTTTGACGGGCTGCGTGAAATCCGGTCAGAGCCAGCGTTTAGTACGCAAAGCAGCGGTAATGTTCCACAAAGCAGCTTGCCATACTTAGGCGGAATAGATGCAATTTTGCAGCGCTACCAAAATGGTGGCACTGGTGGGGGCGGTGAGGGTACAGGCAGTAGTGGGGGTGGCGGAAGTACCAGTTTAGTCTCCTCCGGTTCAAGTTATGGAGGCGGATATGGTCAAGGCGACGAGTACGATGCAGAAAGTCAGGAAGACAGTTACTCCTATGTGGACGAGACAGGTGCTAACGTCGGTGCTTCCGTTTCTCGATCAGTTCGCACGCCGTTTGGCACCTCGCGTAGCAGCGCTTCGATGCATATGTCATTAGGTCCGACAGGAATGACGATGCAAACACGGGTGGAATCATCACATGGTGGGGGACGACGcagtatgatgatgatgtcatCATCTTCGGGCGGCTTTCAGTCAGCTGGGTTAGGTTTTGTTGGTCAGTCTTCTCCATTTCATCGCTCTTTCAGTGGCAGTATGCTGTACAGAAGTATGCCAATATTCAGTCTCATGCAGGGTGGTTCCGGTTTTCTCGGATCGGGTTTTCCTGGCGGTTGCATATGTGGTCATGACCATTCAAACGATCCATTTGACGAGTTATATGGAGGTTATGATGACTTTGGTAATCAAGGTCAAACATCCAATGAAGGGCCCATTATTACCGAGCTACCTGATGACCATGAAGATGTCAAGTTTGGACTTCCCAGTATTGATTACAGTAGTTTTAATAGTCAGAGTGAGCTTCTTGAGAAGAGTGAAAAGACAGAGGCAAAGAACAAGAACTCAAGCATGAAACGGAGCAAAAATCCACCAAAGAATAAGAATGTTGTCACAAGGAGATCTAACAGCATGGAGTGTATGTCTTCAATAGATAACAGCTCTATACAACAAGTACATGAAGAACAAAGAGTAGAAATGGAGACAGAGTATGTAGAACAGACATGCAATTCTTCAACATTAAGTGAACcagcagattttgatttcacacCACAAGAGGCGCTGGAAGATTTTCAAGAAGTGCAAAACAGAAGTTCATCACCAGAGGAGCAGACGCCGAATGTATGTGGCCATATTGGTACAGAAGGTACAGGGGCCATGGAAGATGGAATAACGGACAGAATCGAAGCTGATAGCAATGAAAGACACCCTGACGAATTAGACGGTCGTTTTAGTGATGAACTTGGGCTGCAGAGTTTACGGCTACTGTCTCCCAATGAATCGAGCATTGATGAAACACACTATGGCGAAGGAGAAGGTATCAAGCAGGAAACATGCATGGAGGAAGAAAACGAAGATAATACATCGGAGGTGCAGAGTGATTTGCAGAGAAGTACACAGAGTTCAGATTCTCGAGACGAGACAGCTCTTTCCACTGAGAAAACGAATGATAATGACACAGAAGCTTTGTTGAGAAAGTATGCAGATAGCAGAGCTTTAACTGTTGAAAATCCAATTGCAGAATCTTCTCTCCGCCCGGAAAACTACAGTGAGAAATTAGGCGTTGGGGTGTCAgtgagaaaaaatgaaaacaatttagaTACAAATTATTCTACGGGTAGTACACAAAACAACTCGGGAGTTGGGTCCGATGACAAAGACTACGTCAAGTTTAAAGAAGGCAGCACAAAAGACGGACAATGTATATCACCAGAATTACTACTTCAGGAAGATCCACTCATTGAAGTCGATGGTGACAGTGACGTTGCACAGGGAGGCGATTATAAAACTGACGATAAAACAAACGATCAGATTGAAAGGTGTGATGAACAGTTTGATCCACCTGAAGTCAGTTCGCAAATTACTGTTGGCGGTAATTCGCCTATCATGTCTACAATTAAGAcacaacatgatgatgatgatgatgatgatgatgatgatgatgatgatgatgaagatcaAACACCACCTGAAGTCAGTACACAAATTACATTGGTTGGTGATTCGTCAACACAGCCGACTATTGAGACGCACCTGATTCCCATTGGTAGCCAGGTTTTAACCGAAGATAGAGATACGACTGACACTGATTTAGAAATGTTTGAACAAATCGCAAGACCAAATAGTCAGGTCAATGGGCTCAGTAATTGTGGTGATAAGACTATTCAGCCTGCACTCGAAATGCAAAACGTGATAAAAGTTAGTAATGAGTTCAGTTGGAACTTTTTTGACTcgaatgaaaacaatgaaaacagcATGAAACATGAGAATTGCACTGGAGGTTTAGACAATATCGTTATCCAGTCTTCTGTTACTGCAAACACACCTTTCGACTGTGGGAACATTGATAATAACGACAAATGTTTCAACGGAAAAGGCGAAGGTCAAccagaaaacaaacataatgacGTGAGGAAGTTTTCTGATCAGAACACCAAATTATTTGAAGCTGCTGGACACATTATTTCGGCAGTTACCGATCTTGTTCAATCAGCTGATAAAATGGAGGACAGTCATCCTGAAGTAGATCAAAAGAGCGCTTTACACGACGATGTTTTTGCAACTTCCGTTGAATACTCTTTAGATAATGGCATGGTCAACAAAAGAGAATTTAGTTCAAAACCGAAATCTACCATTGAAGATATCCACACTGGAGACCCTGAACGTGAACCTCCTCAAGTTTATGATAAGGAATTAGGTTTTGCAGACCAATGGACGAAAATGGGCAAAGGATCACCACACGATCACACCTGTGCTAAATGTTTACTTCGTGGGAGATGCAACCACaaacagattgaacatttttccTACACATGTTCTACGCATGGTCAACACTGCTACTTCCAGTGTAATGactgccatgaaacattttcacaagACGATGCCCGTAAAATCGAAGGTACGAATTTGCAACTTGTAAAAGTTAAAAGATGAACTACAttggaaattttaaaatataatattgtttaggtattttatttgtgtttacatCAATAGTCTGATATACCTGATACTTGATTGTAAGTTtcgaaattaaaaataaatatatctatcaACTATTATTTTGATTGCAGAGCGAAATCAACGACGGCGAATTAACAAAAACGCCTCTGTACGTTTAAAGCCTGCTTCGAGTTTACACCGAGGTATGTGCATGAAACGTTCATTGGTTTCTTTCGTTGGCAATGATCGAAGCGTCCAGCCTACATAATAATAAAGCTTACAGAATAAACAAGAGGTATCTTAAAAAAAGATGCTCGGCCGTGGTAAACTAGCGAGATGACTAGTGTCCGAACGGTTTGAATGTTCGATATGTAATTGAAgttgtttttggtttaaatgttgttgGGAAATACCTGAGTCAATGCAGCGTTTTGAAAGGATTATCCTAACCATGCATACGAGTATTGCAATGTTTGACTAAACACGTGTACCATttcaatacagaaatgttttcacCTACACGCCATGTGAAGTTTTATTAGATTTTTTGTAGGGCGTTATTACATATGACCAACAGGAACTGAGTTCTTGATAACTTTTGTTTTGACCTTGGATGTAATAAGCCTGTTTGCTTGTGGCTTGCAACTAAACgctcttataaaatataaaaatatcaacttttatcaagtattattataaaatcaatatttaacaaactaatattacataatgaaacataaaaaaccTCTTCAAACTACTTTCATTTCACTATCTTTTAAAAAGTTCCATCTTAATCAATATGGTCAGCAGTATCCctttatttctatatcgtcagctaattGGTCAGCACTTTAGCATGACCCgaaatgacatttttgtaaagtaGGCCCCAACGGAAGGAAGAAAAACAAAGCAGGACCGTTTAACACCCAAAACAGTGTGTATTCTATTCTTAGCCTTTAACTCGTCGTATTTATCGTGTCAAGATGATCTGTTCGTTCGCGGAAAAATGAAATCCTTCAACTTTTGAACAATCAGATCTAAAGAGCTCGTTTccgatatatttttttattttatttgactgATTTAATATTACACTTGAGATTTTTAGTATAAGTTTATACTGACAAAtggaaatcttaattttattcagtTCATTTCTCTGAATTTTACAGCGAGTCAGGGtgatttcagaaaacaaaaacaaaaatccaaataatgattgattaacaacaaatTTAGCATACCATTAAGATACGATTTTCAGTaaatatactaaaaataattattagtgtaatgcaccagtcaattgtaaccacgccccccccccccggtccgtgggggatagccggggaaatgggccgtgtttttacctttcaggtggccccgcagtgccgggtgaccgcggtggttttgtcttcgcgcaaaatatagcggggaatgggccttaccttgggtcccttgggtgcgggggcatatggcggggattttaccatcagttcgtcccggggatggctggaccgaaagtcaaagtccccgctataccccggacctggggggccgtggttacaattgtaaccacgcccaccccaccccccaggtccggggtataccggggatagccggggaaaagggccgtgtttttactttccaggtgcccccgcagggccgggtgaccgcggtggttttgtcatagcgccaaatttagcggagattgggccttatatacaGTCTCTggagtgcgggggcatttggccggggtttaaccatcagtttgtgcccgcagggcggggattttacccggggttggctggaccgaaagtctaagtcccggctattccccggacctgggggccgtggttacaattgactggtgcataaggaGTTCGTATTTCTGTGTGAATTTTATATATTGTGAATGCCATCTTAAACTCGTTACTGTCGTTTACAGGTGTTTATCATGCGAATGCTCCAGTTCGTCTTGAAGACTTGGCGCCGTCGGCGGGATTGGTTGTTAAGGAGGTGAATCCCGACGGAAACTGCCTTTTCACCTCCGTTGTAGACCAGCTGCGTGTCCGAGGAATGTTCGGCCACACCCCGCGGTCTCTCCGCACCGCCGCGGTCGAATACCTGCGTCAAAACCCGACACAGGTCTGAATGATTCtgactttgaaaaataattaaatgattaaacgTATTTAAAATTACGTTCGTTAATTAACGTTAAAACCGACGAGCTTGATgttcaacatttgttttattgaataacttaacCAGAACTCGACCCAGGTCTGAATTGGAAAGATCACTAAATTGACGAAAtgtgtttaaaaccattttcgtaaatagcaaaaaaaaataccaacaggcttttatattatttcaattcgGGGATAAATGTGGCGGATCCAGAAATGAATTAGTTTGTGTGTGCAATGTCCCGGGCGTACATTCAGAAATACCTCTTTTTGCCCGCTAATGGAAATAGTATAGTGTTTGGATTATGTGGTTtccggtggacatttttttttgagaaTATCACTCTCAAACACTCTCATGTACGCTCAGTCTGTACAAGACATGTACTTTACGAAACACTAGTAACTGGTCTTCTGTGAAAATGTAGGGATACGTTTACCCGCTAGTGGGTAGTACCATCTTCATATTTGAACGTTGACGTTACAATGTAACAATTCTACTTTTTTGCAGAAGGATGGGACGCACCTGCGAGAGTTTGTTGAACAACAGGACTGGGATCGGTACCTAAACAGCATGAGTTATGACGGTCACTGGGGAGATCATATTGTCATCATGTATGTCTGAGTTAGGTTTGGATATTGATTACAAACTCTTTAGTTCACCTGAGCACAGACTGAGCTTTTCCCATCGCCCACCTTCCCCGTCCGTCGTCTGTCAACAATTATTTCAAACGACATCTCCTAGACCACCTGACAAATTGATATCAAGTTACACTGAAATTGTCATAAGATAATCGAAATATGCCCTTTCAAAGTTGTGTAAAGagatgaattccatgcagaactctggttacCATCGTAAccgaaaggaaaaaaaatattttcttgaaagAAACATGAGGCATAGAGCTAAgctatttggtgtgtaacattatatagtggtcctctaccaagtcCATTCAAATTATGCCGCTTTGGTCACTAGTTTCCTATAGacttatataagaaaaacttttaaaatcttcttgCCTGGTTCCGCTAGGCCCAGACCCTTTATAATTTGTATGCAGCCTCATGCAGTGGTCATTTAccatgtttgttcaaattatgcccctgttGACAAAACTGGCCACTCATCCGTATCCACAAGTTTTCTAAAGACATAAATAGGGAAATCCCGAAGTCTTTGAAAATGTTCTTGTGTGAAAACCGCTTGATATTGTATTTATCATCATCGCGTGGTCCTCTTTGACGTTTGTCTGAATCCGCTAGGCCGAGACTATGTAACATCATAGAGTTCTCCAACAAGTGCGTTCAGAATATGCCCCTGGGGACAAAACTGGCAACGCACTGGGGCTTACCAGTTTCCTATAGACTTATAGAGGAAAGTCTTTGAATATTTGAAACCACATGGTCAAGACCATTGTGTTATGTAGCATCATTTGATGGCcgtctaccaagtttgttcaaattatgccccctGGAgccaaagctggccccaccccttttggcCTACTGTCATTTTCTGACGCTACAGCAataaaatttggaccatgtgcacccttttgaaaacaaaaaccaatGTAGTACCTGGATGACATTGCCTGTGACCTTTTGaactactttcttatttttgaagataCATCAAAGAAATTTAGACCATGTGtgcaattttgcaaacacaTGTCagtgttgtcctcggatgacctaTACTGTGACCTCCTTACCTACGTTTTTAGTTTTCAAGCTacagaaataaaatttggacCAGGTGTACAGTTTAgaaatcaaatattaatgttgtgTTTGGATGACCTTAACCATTACAACATTTGATGATAAAGCAATAAACTATTTCATGCTCGCAGAAAAAGTGAAAAACTTTAagtcaggtgagcgatttagggcttACATGAACCTCTTGTTTTGCACACTGTTACAACATATTTTATCGAATATGAGAAActaaaaaaaagacaataataGCCAATAGGATTGCCAAATGATCAACTGTCAAATAATAGAATTACGAAGCAAAGTCGTGATAAGCCTTTTACATGTCTGTAATGGTTTTtcattaaagtgactcgctcatgtgtTTGGACCAacaattagttttcccggttatgcatctgaaatcacttattttatcattattttactctatgatatcgaaattgcagaaaagaaatacagttatagcataaaaagtattttggtttaagTGGGGTTCAACCCACGACGCTAAatcaagaaaaacaagaaaacagCCAGCTAGTTCCTACGGCCaccgggactttaacaaaactggtggatatgttgacctgttaaggatacattgataacatctcatgataatgtcaatcatcCAATAACGCAACACCACcgccgtaattaattttcaatcgctttataaacgctaatgaaaattgttgtcttcaaaaacgatatttgagcaaatatcaacatttgctgaaaagttccagcttttggtattttttgttttaacactccttatgattttccacactttatttcgtaattaaaaaagtgcatattacaaaccatgagcgattCACTTTAAAACTGAGTGACATAAActttttaatgtcaataaactgGCTTCGCCATTGCCATTTACGATAAGTGAACGTCTACGAGTAACCAAGATCATACTACAAAGGGACATCAGAAGACGtttgatatatttcttacaGGGCACTGTCAAACTTGCTCCAAATGCGAATCGTGATCTATAGAGTATCTAATCAGCAGCTGACGTCAACTGAAGTTTGTCCTTCAAACACAGCAAAGTCTTCCAAAAACAACGGGAGTCAGTCGGAGGATGATGATAACCCAGGCGAGTCACCGCCACAGGAGGATGTTGTGCCTGAAGTCGTGATAGGACATATCTCGGAGTCTCACTATGTTAGTCTACGACAGCTGGCCTGGAAAGACACTTTGATGAAAGGTTGGTAGTTTGtgtatgcttttattttttgttaaaattgcatTTGTAAAAGTCGTGCAATTATCACAAAACTACCTAACTCGAAATTGACATGAGTTTCCAAAACTTATTATCGTTCATAACCTTTTTATCTGTGTTAGTTTTTCCCACGTGATTCTCAGATTATAATATTACTAGATTTTAGtagaattttaatttgaatatttcagcACTATCAACCAAAGGTGACACGTGTCTGTCGAGTCCAGGAAGGACACATCTAAGAggtgagataaaaaaaaaacaccattaaaGAACAATTCCATCATGCAACTAATGTTCATACATTTGAATGGAGTACCCTAATTGGAATCCGTAATTGCTTGGATAATATTCATAACATTGTATAAGTACAAAATCAAGTCAAATCgctttaacaaaaaatattaacgATTAAATTTTACTAATTACAGATTCCAATTATGGTGCTAAAGCATTGCTTGGGGATTCAAGGAGTCACATGGAAGTTTTGTACTCGCCAAATGAGGTCAATTTCCTTCTGAATTTCATTCGCAAAGGTCAGTTTATTGACTATGAGAAGAATGAAGTATACAATGAACCTGCAAAAGGAGCACTTATAAACTTCATGGACGTGTGGAACATTGACACGCCGATGGATTGTTACTGGATACTTAGTAGCAGAAGTCAGCC
Proteins encoded in this window:
- the LOC128234336 gene encoding uncharacterized protein LOC128234336 isoform X2 — encoded protein: MEGDGRFAPFSRLGGVGSGDRFGGVGGFDGLREIRSEPAFSTQSSGNVPQSSLPYLGGIDAILQRYQNGGTGGGGEGTGSSGGGGSTSLVSSGSSYGGGYGQGDEYDAESQEDSYSYVDETGANVGASVSRSVRTPFGTSRSSASMHMSLGPTGMTMQTRVESSHGGGRRSMMMMSSSSGGFQSAGLGFVGQSSPFHRSFSGSMLYRSMPIFSLMQGGSGFLGSGFPGGCICGHDHSNDPFDELYGGYDDFGNQGQTSNEGPIITELPDDHEDVKFGLPSIDYSSFNSQSELLEKSEKTEAKNKNSSMKRSKNPPKNKNVVTRRSNSMECMSSIDNSSIQQVHEEQRVEMETEYVEQTCNSSTLSEPADFDFTPQEALEDFQEVQNRSSSPEEQTPNVCGHIGTEGTGAMEDGITDRIEADSNERHPDELDGRFSDELGLQSLRLLSPNESSIDETHYGEGEGIKQETCMEEENEDNTSEVQSDLQRSTQSSDSRDETALSTEKTNDNDTEALLRKYADSRALTVENPIAESSLRPENYSEKLGVGVSVRKNENNLDTNYSTGSTQNNSGVGSDDKDYVKFKEGSTKDGQCISPELLLQEDPLIEVDGDSDVAQGGDYKTDDKTNDQIERCDEQFDPPEVSSQITVGGNSPIMSTIKTQHDDDDDDDDDDDDDDEDQTPPEVSTQITLVGDSSTQPTIETHLIPIGSQVLTEDRDTTDTDLEMFEQIARPNSQVNGLSNCGDKTIQPALEMQNVIKVSNEFSWNFFDSNENNENSMKHENCTGGLDNIVIQSSVTANTPFDCGNIDNNDKCFNGKGEGQPENKHNDVRKFSDQNTKLFEAAGHIISAVTDLVQSADKMEDSHPEVDQKSALHDDVFATSVEYSLDNGMVNKREFSSKPKSTIEDIHTGDPEREPPQVYDKELGFADQWTKMGKGSPHDHTCAKCLLRGRCNHKQIEHFSYTCSTHGQHCYFQCNDCHETFSQDDARKIEERNQRRRINKNASVRLKPASSLHRGVYHANAPVRLEDLAPSAGLVVKEVNPDGNCLFTSVVDQLRVRGMFGHTPRSLRTAAVEYLRQNPTQKDGTHLREFVEQQDWDRYLNSMSYDGHWGDHIVIMALSNLLQMRIVIYRVSNQQLTSTEVCPSNTAKSSKNNGSQSEDDDNPGESPPQEDVVPEVVIGHISESHYVSLRQLAWKDTLMKALSTKGDTCLSSPGRTHLRDSMGSIDVPYLHLSFTSKFCLRSRMIYQLPPSAVVPKENQNLSDNKYSIEGYFMDDSVDVLNINIFGDGNKLVSEKSRDVMEKSKSFVFCVPSDTCVADENRTATATNYKHFLYASNTQVTGRDICMKLRTNGTNVWRSATDDKGYLKHLNLVNLGNNSLVAFCCEWPLAAREWLDRKRTFGWPSDSVVREIEVSGVRAIPYQTGGDKDEHTDWSYLFKPAEEIVCKKALTSAQIECFKITKLLLDGIDCSQCVTFDALKHNFLYMCEETSIVTWKRSPANCIMAFIERILKCVKQRHFPNYFARAINLLEKEMTSDMVVFLTKRLTSARKHPFVCLYFSFHRSPFSILNRPLFNAFDRVIENATIFAHSRDENGALENCFIPSAAEGICDLILGHDYRLAYQQCLDAAQALLEICKRSEISVEYFLERVIAYLPSELFQWMFAVYVDMMRNSHFLDIVNSGKRTVFIDEVFGQKLEEELCDMFHIEADITIPGSLVTGDRVTTVTVEFEKVLECAEVSSFVISDALFHVVTFLDRITKEDMRKPYTHPEVIAIRATEFKLLGNMCKIQMLRGKEGAAVKAIKELRMKTLEEFDTLVATGQFDKAKALFLNLKSL